The DNA sequence GACCTAATGCCAGCTTAGTCGCTGCTGAGAGGGAACTCGTCGACGACACATGCTCGAACAACGGCGGCTCGAAATGCATTGATAGAGCTTAAAAACTTTCAGTGTGGGGGGTCTCGGCTTGTTCAACAACTTCGAACGATCTCTCAGCCACGACAAAAATCAAACATTCGGTCCCAATCTCTCCGTCAACCCGCTCACCAGGGAGACAAACGGATGTGCCTGCGGGTTTGGTGTGGGAGGTCAACATTTTCAGGCAGCTCATCAAAGTCCCCGAAGACAAATCCAGGTTTTGGGTTCACATTGTCTCTCTGGTCCCCCTGGAAAATGGGGGTATTAAACACGCCAGACCTAACCCTGTAAAGGCCCGACAAATGAGAATCACATCTAAGTCCGTCGCATCACCATCACCCACGTTACGTCCATTTACACCTCTGCTTTCTGGAAGGAATTTTGAGCTGcacaacactttttttttttaactccccCCAGTTCATAAAAGTTCCAACTGGACGCCTCTAAATGTACATCTAGTTGAGGAAAGTTGACACAGGAGTTTGGACATGGTGGCTGAGGAAGATGTCACGTTGTCACCCCCACCTGTTCAGTGGTTTCATCTACATTGTTCAACAGGTGAAATCTTAAGAAACATATGCTGGTCGTGGAAAATTTCAGTTCGTTCGGTTGTGTAAGTAATTACACCGACAAGGATGGAGTCGACCGTTCTCGCAGAGTTCCATTGACTCGAGTCGAATTTCGCTCGAGCTCACGGCCTTTTAGTCCAGATGCTTTTGCTCGTTTACCATGTAAAGCAGCCAAGGACAGCACTGCCAGCGAAATTCGCCAGCTTCCACAGATGCTTGTGTTGGCTCTGGGAGATGTTGTGTAATTAACAAAGAGCTCACTTCTCCAGTAACTCATGGCTTATCTCGACCGCTTGTCGGGGCTCGGCATGCTCGAGCATTCCGACGATGTGTACGAAGCGTTGATTTTTCTCACTGCGTTCGACATGAAACTGCTCATGCTGGAGGACCTATTGGAGCCGGCTGGTCCTGACGCATTGGCATTTAAAAATGGGGGTTGAGTCGGCTCGGGGACCGCAAGATTCTCGCAAGCCAGCATCTGCACCACCTCGGCCATAAAGGGTCTAGCAGCAGCTGAAGCTTGTGTGCAAAGAAGTCCTATCTGAAGGGCATTGGAGGCCTCTTGTGCAGGAAAATCGCCTTTCAAGCAGGGGTCGACAGCTTCAACCAAGTTGTCCGACTTGTAAAGATTCCACACCTTGGATGATTCGCAAGAACTAAAGCATCAGCAACCACAGTCATAGGATTTAGAGGAAGATCCGAATTTCGTTTTGAACCTACCATCTGTAATAGAGACATGGGCTCCTCCCTGAATGAACTGCTTCTCCTGCCACAAATGATTTCGAGGACTAGCACTCCGAAGCTATAAACATCGGCTTTCTCCGTGAGTTGTCCCCTGACAAGATATTCGGGAGCCATGTATCCGCTGCGATACAGTAAACAACATTCCCTCAGAAATCGAGTACGAAGAGCGAAGAGTGCATCAGGCAAATAACACAGAATGAGTTGCACTGCAAATTTCCACAGGCAAAGATAAACCTTCTGATTATTTTCAGAACTAGCTCTGCGGGGTGAAAATATCGAAACTGTACTTGCTTGTAGTAGGTCAAATCCAATTGGCAATAACATTACCAATTGACAGTTCATTACAGAATATAAACGGAAGAATGCTGTATCAGATCTATCTCGACATGTCTTTACTGTGGTTTCTCAGGAGAAAATAAGTTCTTCAAAGAAAGAGCAGAaacaaggaaaacaacaaaccCGATGAATTCACTCACAGTGTCCCTGCTATTCCAGTGCTAAGATGAGTCTTGTCGGGTCCGAAACACCGAGCGAGGCCAAAGTCGGCAATCTTTGGAGTGAGGTTCTCATCCAAAAGTATGTTGCTGCCTTTGATATCCCTGTGGATGATCCTTCCTTTACACCCTCCATGTAGATAAGCAATCCCTTCGGCAGTGCCGGCGATGATATTCATCCTCTGCTTCCAGTTTAGAATCTGTATTTTGTTCTTGTCTGCAAAAGGCAAACCCGACGTTGTCACTTCTATCACTATACAAGCCTATTTGGTCCACCTGCATTACTTGTGTGATGCATAACCTTCATGTTGGATCGCTTAAGGAGAAACAATTACCGGATGTGTAGTCATCGAGGCTCTTGTTTGGAATGTACTCGTAGACGAGGAGGCTCTCGGGACCTTCGATGCTACAGCCCAGGAGCTTCACGAGGTTCTTGTGCTCGATGCCGCTGATCAGATTCACCTCGTTGAAGAACTCGTCGACCCATTGCCTGGTATTGAAAATCAGTCTCTTGACGGCCACCACTTTGCCGCTGGGGAGAGTCCCCTTGTACACAGAACCAGCACCTCCTTGCCCAAGTTTCTTCGATGGGTGGAAGTAATTCGTCGCCTTCTCGAGCATCTCGTACTTGAAATTCAGACTCGATTTGTCGGCGCCGATCAAAACATGACGGAGATAGACGTTATCTGGGAAAATCACGCAGCCAAATTTGACAACATTAGACGAGAATGTCACCTACAAAATTTCAGTGACCTTTACAAAGCAACAGTTCAGCTGATCGTCATTACCTCCTTTTAGTTTCAACACCCTAGCATAGCCTGCGTAAGCGGCGAAGACAGAGAGCATTATGCAAGCTGCTGCCGCTAAGACAACTACCACCACGATCCCGGTTGAAGACGACcctgaaaattggaaaaaaagaaatctaaagCTCAGTTCATGGTTCATGGCCTTGCAGAATAGCTCAGCATTGTTGAAGCAGAAGATCTAGATCATGTGTCTGATGAATGTAAGATGTAAAATTTGCAGCAAGCGCGAGGAAACTAAGAATCTGGGATGTATCGAGGCACGGAGAACAAATCATCGACAATTTATCGGGGGTCTGCATCTAACTCTGGTGGATGAATTCGTGAACAAAAGTATGTGTGTTTCGAGATCTAAATCCTAAACAGAATCGCAATTCTATCTAAGCGCGATATGCAGATCATGCCCATCCCTCGAACCATGTAGTTTATACCTTAAACACCACGAACGAGCAACACAAAATAGCAACATCGAGCACAATTGTACCTTGCCAAATCATCTATGTATCAAGAACAATAACAAAGAACAGAGCTTTCCAtccagaaaatgaaaatgaagagatTTTATTCACCTTGATCAGCTTCGCTCGCTCCTTGTTCACTGTAGAACTTCACCGTCGAATACCTCAAATAACACCCCGCGTTCAATCCCCTCCCGTCTCTGCTGGGTGCGCACCTCTGGACCGCCGTTTTCGCCTTCTCCAAGCAAACTCCGCAGCCCTCGCTGCTGATGCTATCCCAGCACTGCGCCATCGCGTACACCCCTCCCGCCTCCGCCACTCCGAACCCTCTGCCGCCTCCGCCCGCAGCCCGAGTTGCGTTGCCGACGGCCAACCCGACGGTGGCCGCGAAGCCCTCCCTCGCGGGCCCGTCGATGAGGCCACGGTCGGAGCTGCAGTTCGCGGAGTCGTAGCCGGGGTCGACGGCCTCGGCGAAGAAGTCGTAGCGGTCGTAGCGGAGGAAGCAGCCGTCGAAGTAGATGCGGGCGGCGGGGGAGGGGAGGCAGCGGGGGAGCTTGGTGCGGCTGGCGGCGAAGCAGAGGAGGCAGTCGGTCTGGGAGAGGTCGCGGTAGCACTGGGAGAGGCCGTAGATGGCGACGCCGGAGGAGGAGTTGGTGACGCGGGTGGCGAAGTGGCGGGTGGTCATGAGCTGGGCGACCGACTCCATTTCCTTGACGAAGGAAGGGACGAAGTTGGGGACAGGGCGGGAGGCGGAGGAGTTGCCGCAGGAGAGGCCGGCCTCGAAGATGCGAgggtcggagagagagagagtgaagaagaagaagaagaagacggcgaCGGCGGAGGCGGACGAAGAAGAGGGCATGACGATGGCGCGAACCGGCGGTGGAGAGCGCATGCAATCAGAATCCATGCGTGCTTTTTACGGGCATTGAAGCTCTTTGCTCTTCAGAACTCAAGAATCCCTCTCTGCGTTTCttgctatagagagagagagagagagtgatctcCTGCTTTTCTGGAGGAGGAGGTGAGGTGGTCGACAAGTTATTACATCAATTACGGGCTCGTCGTAATCAAATCATGATATTTTGAATAAATCCCATATTAAGTTTTTAAACGAATTGATTATGATTACAGACCATTTTGggtctaaaaaaataaattattaagaaTCCAttctttttaagaatttatgactTACAATATATCGTTATTCTTATCACCCAAAATCTATTATACACTAACAAAGTCCTAACTCGAATTAACATCCTCCCGTTAATTCAAGTTAATAGAATATATTACGCCGCTTTCGATCCTTTTACGCATGAATTGTCCACGTAAGATATTCATCTCAAATcaggaaaaaataattgacttgtcatttctaaaaaaatccaagtCGGCAACATAACAGTGCACGCCATCAAATTTACACACGGTTTGCCGTTCAAATAAACGAAATGGTTACATCGAACATTTATCGATAATAATGGTATGTTGATCAAGTTTGTCTTTCTATGCGGAGAGCAAAGAGGACAGCGCACAGCTCATCCGATCTTAGCTCCCTTTActttcgaaaaaaatgaaagatttaacAGACAATCGCTTATATAATCCATGAATATATATTCAAATACAAACTATTATttgtattaattaattaattaattaattcgaGAGACCgatttaatatatatttatttttcacaaactaAAACGGAGTCCAACATCACGTCTAATTAATTCTAGCGGAGGGTTAGGTTCCTGTCGTCAGTCTTCCTACGAAAAGGTCGGCTAAAATGCTGAAGGAGGGGGGGGACACGTGGCTTTCCGAATGGGGTGGCGAAAAAGTGAGAAACCCTGTCGTCCACCACCGCCATGCCACGCGGGCTCGTTACATTCGTGGCCACTTCCCCGGACGCGCGGGACCCACGCACCGTCCGCCTCCCCTTGCAGCGGCTAGCCGCGGGGCCCACCGGCCTTTCAAACTAACCCCGGCCGCCGCAACTGTGCCACCAAACCACACCTTCCATCCCCTGTTAATCCCTCCCGCTTTGCttcccaaaataaaaagaatttttttttaaatcagaaaaataaaataaaaagaaagtttaCAATTTACCAATCCAATGCATTTCCCGTGTTTTATGTAATTATGCCTTGTGAATCGAAATATTTCTTTCATATAGAACATGCTTCATAAGTGTCGTAAGGGCACTCGTTAAAATAACCCACTTTGTAAATATACTATATTTACATACTCATCTGTGCTTTCGCCATGCTCTCCTGACTTACGGGCATGCGCACGTAATTGCAAAATACCATATCATTACTCTCTCACGAAGAGGAAAAGGTAATTCATAATTGCAACTAGCTAAAAGAATCGGTTGGGTTTTACCAAGAGCAATAACGATAACCAGCATCCCAAGTAAGGGATTAATGAAAAACTAGTTTACCTCGTCAAATCAAATCGAAAGTTCTATTCATGAGCTAGATCGAAGAAAATTGAAGTAATTTggtttaatatatatttaaggCGACATAGATTTGAAAGTTTGATTTTTATGTTGACTCAATTAATTGATTACTGATTATACTCCAAACAAAAAATCGATTCGATTTAATCTTGTACCGAACTAATCGAttcgatttattttattttcgttttttccaTATTGGAGATAGGTGATCGTTTCTCAATAGAAGGGTCCTTGACATTTTTCACTTCAAATTTATCTCATTTTCCAAGAATGAATACGTAAGCAATCTTTTACCAATCTCAATCTTTTGAGTAGCTTTTGCTCTCCTCATCAACTCAAGTCTCCCCTCAATTTCTATTATCTATGAGCCGCTCTCGATTTGTAGTTACATTTTAGCTCTTGATGTGCGTAGGGGTACGAACGATATATGTagcaacaagaaaaaggaaaatgattgaaTAGAGGGGGGGGGGAATCGGTAAATACTTCTGCTGCGAAAAAAGGTCGGGATAAGAAACACTcagtaaaagaaatttccatccAAGATTTAATAATTGGTCTATTCTTAATCTAGGTAAAGTCCATCTTGTTGTGACATAAATAAACAAGAACAAATAAGTTTTAGCTAATGtaataaaaataccaattgtCGTTCCAAACACTCTACctactttatttatttcaaatagcTCAGGAACGAATATATAAGGAATATATATACTTCGACTTTCTTGTGTTAAAACTTTAGCTCGTAAACACAAAAGGACTGTACgcacttttttaaaaagattaggTTCGGAATTTTTGGAAGAATTCCTTACGGGGGAGAAAGTTGTTCTTTCTTTGATCTTCCCAAGAACTTATTCTACTTGAATCTTTTTCATGGCTCAACAGCTAATTTGATAAGCCAATGATTTGGCATTGGGTGCCACCACAGAGCGATAAAGGACGACAATGTCTGATTCCTTTCGAATATGTATCGTAAATTCCTAATCGAATCAAGACGGAAAAAGAGTGAGAAAGCAAAAGGGACGCGATACATCATAAGTCAAAAAAGCTCTTTCGTGTCGTGTTCTGTTCTCAATCTGGCATCTTTCGCAACAACCATGTACGCGTGTTTTCGGATTCTCCATTTGACTAAACTGATCCCCCATGCGAAGCAGCACGCAACTACAGACAAAAGGCAATTGCATTGTCAAAAGCCACGACAACTTTGGGCCCGTCGCATGCACCAATTCAACTCTAAAAGCCACCTTAAATCGGATGTTCAGACTAGCTCATCAATCCCATCAAGACATACCGCGAATCCCATGAACAAAGGCGAGGCAAAAGGCGTCATACCTATGGGGTCGCATTTGCACGGCCTACCTAATCAAACCCGCAGGAAAAACGCAGACTTCGACTTATGAACTTGTGGTACGACAGGGATGAGTTGCATGTTCACATAAAGACAGCATTAGACAATCAGAACATCTTGAGAAATCCTGACAGGGAACATGCAGGTAAAACAAAGTAACAAAATGGAGGACACATTAGGGAGTAAAAAAAGATGAGCATTCAAAACTGTGTTAGCATATGAATACCGAGAAAACATTGTGACACATCCTATTTCCGCGGGAAGAAGCATTCTACTTTTACAGGCTTCAAGTAACCGCTCTCTAGCATCCGTCTTGGAAATCAAAACTATGAATATACATCAgttaaagaataaataaattgtcACAACAGCTACCTAACAAAATTTTACATGGTCAGCAAAGTTCTGTGTCCTATTCTGGACCATCGTTTTAGGATTAGCACCTGAGATTGGCACCCACTAAAATAAAGAGGAAACTTGCAGCACCATTTCACTCATACCAGAGGCTGAATGAAGATTCGTTAGTGGGTGAGCACCAGCTAACATAAAGAGGGAGCTTTGTAACACAGTATTTAATCCAGATACAGCTCGGCAGAAATGCACCCGAGCTGCTGAAGAGAGATTGCCACCACAATTGATTGACGGCACTCTTAACGCTTCCTTTGAGCCAGCAGGAGGTTATACAACTCTAATCATCGTTCAACAGAGACATAACGGGAACTCCCTTGCTGGAGAAGCTTGTGCACACCACTCTCAGCGGATCACCCACTTCGTAATCCACCTTCCCTTCTCCCTGTATGGAATGAAATTTTGCAGTTTCAGTGAACACGCTGGATTTGACAAGTGAAGATATTTTGCACTAATCATCTCTGGCCTAGACTAGAGGAGAACTCGATGTATCAGAAAGATTTTGCAGGGAGAATAGTATCTGATTTATAATGAGGATATGTAATGGATTTAAAACACCTATAATCCATCACTTGAATAATTGCAGTCCACCCTAGAGTCCCATCATGAACTTGAAATTCCAGAAAAGGCAAATTGCAACATAGTTATGGGAGAGCTTGTTGAGGAATTGCACTTAATAACCCTGTCCATCTAGCATCAAAATGCTAAAGGAGCAAATGTAAACACATCAATTAGAGATATTATGGGCAATTATAACAAAGTAGTCCATGTCGATACgtacctcaaaccggtacattccACGAACACCATTACCCAAATCAAGGACTAACCCTCGTCCAAGAACTTTATGGACCTTGGCAGTTACCCTCATCCCAAGTTTCAAATTCTTGGCAGTGGGAGCTTCTTTCTCAGtttcttcatcaccttctccACTAAAAGTGGGCTTTAACTGgcttcttctcttttcaataGAACTTACCGACTTCTTGCTCTTCACAATTACAAAGAGAGTGAAATTAGATGGAGCATCAAATAAAAGGTTATATCTTATCAAATTCTCATTGTGCTTACCgacttaaaatttttcaaagtttcaAGCAGACCAGAAGATTTCTCCACTTCCTCACACTCAGCAGCACTTCGAATTAAGATAGTTGGTGCACGGGATGCATAGCTTTCAGTGCTTTTGGACGAACTCTCTTCCTCGGAATCTTGTTCTTGGCTACTAGGCCCATCTTCAACAGACGGCCAAATAGGAACAGCTTGCTTAACTGCATTATTTGGCTCTGATACTTGTCGGGGTGAAGTTGCTTTGACGGATAATTTAATGTTGCCACGAACATCCTGCCCTATGCATATCACTGTCAGCTGCTGGCCCACCGAAATAACATCCGAAACACGAGATACCTGACCAATTGGGAATTTAAGTTTCATGTCAGCATTATCTATCTTatatgaagaagggaatatTCTAGAAGTAAGCTGATACACTATTAACCAATGACTCTTTGATTGAGCCATTGCCACAATTTCACGTTCAGATGGGTAGACAGTTCCCAATGAAAATATGCACAACCCAGCATTTTTTTCGATACAGATATAGATAAATGGTAAAAGTGATTGCGGATATTCTCCAGCAACTTCATTGAACACGTTCAAGGTAACGAGACAGTGTACCTTGACATTGTCCATACATGTGACCGATGCAACAATTAAGGGCAATTCTAATGCTAACCATTACCACTGAACCACAAATCATCTGTCAATAACGGAATGATTATCGAATGTGCAAACTTTTACATAATGCAAAAAACTTCTATGCATCATGGATATCAAGAAGATTCAAAAGATCAAGAAACCATAGACTTCAAATAAATAGAATCAGGCACGTGGTTGACTCCTCCATCTTACATACCGGTTCATGTGATAACTCAGAAATGTGCAGCAGGCCTTGCTGGCCACCATTTAACTCCACAAAGGCACCATATTCCTTAATTGAAGTTACAATGCCTTTGTAAGTACCTCCAACCTCCATCTCACGGCCAACAATAAATTCAATCTGAGGACATGAGGAGAGGAAACAGTGATTCTTTATCCAAAAATATCACAATAAGTAAATTCGCCAGGTACAGAATTTCAAAAACAATATGTACAGCATTGTTGGGAGAAAAAAATGTAAACTAACAGACACATCAAGACGATTTCATGTAACAAACAATGCGATCTATTCCATGAAGCAATTCTGAATTTACCA is a window from the Rhodamnia argentea isolate NSW1041297 chromosome 8, ASM2092103v1, whole genome shotgun sequence genome containing:
- the LOC115741303 gene encoding cysteine-rich receptor-like protein kinase 42, whose product is MDSDCMRSPPPVRAIVMPSSSSASAVAVFFFFFFTLSLSDPRIFEAGLSCGNSSASRPVPNFVPSFVKEMESVAQLMTTRHFATRVTNSSSGVAIYGLSQCYRDLSQTDCLLCFAASRTKLPRCLPSPAARIYFDGCFLRYDRYDFFAEAVDPGYDSANCSSDRGLIDGPAREGFAATVGLAVGNATRAAGGGGRGFGVAEAGGVYAMAQCWDSISSEGCGVCLEKAKTAVQRCAPSRDGRGLNAGCYLRYSTVKFYSEQGASEADQGSSSTGIVVVVVLAAAACIMLSVFAAYAGYARVLKLKGDNVYLRHVLIGADKSSLNFKYEMLEKATNYFHPSKKLGQGGAGSVYKGTLPSGKVVAVKRLIFNTRQWVDEFFNEVNLISGIEHKNLVKLLGCSIEGPESLLVYEYIPNKSLDDYTSDKNKIQILNWKQRMNIIAGTAEGIAYLHGGCKGRIIHRDIKGSNILLDENLTPKIADFGLARCFGPDKTHLSTGIAGTLGYMAPEYLVRGQLTEKADVYSFGVLVLEIICGRRSSSFREEPMSLLQMVWNLYKSDNLVEAVDPCLKGDFPAQEASNALQIGLLCTQASAAARPFMAEVVQMLACENLAVPEPTQPPFLNANASGPAGSNRSSSMSSFMSNAVRKINASYTSSECSSMPSPDKRSR